The DNA region TGGATGCTATTAACGGCCACATCAAGAAGGCAACCGACCTGCTTGAGCGATACGAGAAAGGCATTCTCTCGCGGTCTCATGATCTTGAATTTCGAGCGCGATGGGTTTCACAAATATGGTTTTCCCTAGTAGAAAACAGCCCAGAGAAAGTCCAGGCAATCCTGGATGATATCGAATACGACAGGGGCGTTCTTTCAGACTACCTCGCCCTAATGGCTGTGGACAAACAACCCGATATCCCGAGTCCCAACCTAATCACAAGTCCAGCCCCTAAAAAAATTATCATCAACAGCCCTGCGAACAAGCACATCGCTAATTCCCCAAAGAAGAACAACTTATCACCATCGTCAGCACCAGCCAAAcgaccatcaccatcaccatcgccgatACCACGACAAGATTTAAAGGTCCTCTTTGTCGACCCTTATCATGCTGAGCGAACAGCGATCGCCGAGTCTCTCCTTGCCCTCTTTCAGGAGCTGACTCTACTGTACAGGTCGAACACACCCTGGCGCATATCAACCGTCTCGTCCGCTGGATTCTTTGTCAAAAATTCTTCTGATTTGGTGCCAGTCATCTCATCTCTCAACTACAGCTACCCATCATGGAAGAAGGATTTCAAGCCCGGCGGCCCGGGCGATGTTCCAAAACCCGAAGCCTTGAAGGCCATCTTTGACAACAACTGGGCAAACTACCCCTTTAAAAACGCGATCAAGTCGCAAATATCAACTCGCCCCAGTGTAGGCTTGACAAAAGACGTATTTAAGAAGTACGACTACATCATTGTCTTCACCAAGCGGGATCACGACAACATGATCAAGCTCAAGGAAGCGGTAGCTGCAATGGCAAAAGAGAGGCAAAGGGCACGGGTGTTACATCTGGGAGTGTACTTGGGCGGGGAGATTGTTTATCCAACATTGGCAAAAGGAACGGGGGAAGTTATTGAACAGACAAACCGGCATGAGTGGAACAAAAAGGTGGCTCAGATCAAGACGGCGTTGAAGGAGTTCATGAGGCAGGAGATGCGGTGGCAAATGCCAGAGCTACCTGGTCCAGAAAAGAACGATGGGAAGCAAATCAAGGATACCGGGGAGAAGAATGCAAATGGagtcaagaacaagaagacagAAAGCGGTAAGAACAAAGTGAATGCAGCTGGTAAAGCGAAGGGAAAGGGGTCTTAGCGACATGACGCTTTAGGACCGGCTTTTGGTGTGCTTTACCTACCTCATCGATGAGAGCTGGGCATTTTGGATTCATATCAATGGTGATTGCATGTTGTCTATATTTCAGACCAATTTTGTTGATATTTTAGAAGTCCGGGTAAATGTTTGTTTTGGGATCAGACATGGCTGCTGGAGATACAAGCTCAGCACCGGCTGAGCTTGTTTCCGTCAAGCTTTGACTAGGCGCCGCCACTAACAGGGGCTTTGTTCAGGCACGTACGTTACATATAGTGTTTTTGTCGACGGCTAGAACCTAGATTCAATTAAACCCAACTTCATAGATGACGCGGCCATCGACATACACCTTCCACAACATAGTCCTTCCCCGCAGAATGTATCCCGACCAACACACATTCGCTTCTTACTTCTTATAACATGCGACCCTGTTCGCTTCTCGGCAAGTGATCCGGTTCCTCAAGCCCAAAAATGCTTGCAGAGCAAGTTTATTGCGTTGGCCAGATGCCGGCCGTTCTACACGGCTAAACAGCAAGAGCCTGGACTGGCCTCTGGTTTGGCGAGCCTAAGAAGGCTCTTCAGCCGGATGATATTGATCGGAAAATCAGGACGCCAGTTTCATGGTCTACTCAGCGGGAATCGTGAATCCGTTTGTCGGAAATACAAAATGTGCACTTTCCTGGAGTCACACCCAATGGCTTGTCAGGGGCAGAAGACTTGTGGTTGCACTTTTGATATTGATCATGGCCGGCAGTAACCTTGGCTGGGTATGCAATCTCGTGAGATCATCCGATCCAGGGCTTGTATCGTGGTGAACCACGTAGCTGTTGCCTGTATTTAGTCTCAGCCGGCCACGATTATTGTCTTGTCTTTCACGAGCATCATATGATTTTGATATCATTCAACTTTCAGCACACTCAACATGAGAATTGTATATCTTTCGGCGTTGCTTGCGTTCGGCCTACAGGCTGAGGCCCAACTCGCTGCCAGACagcgcggcggcggtggtggagcagCGTGTGTGTGGGAAGGTCATTGTCTTGGTATACCTTTGCCTATTCTTTCAACTTTCACTGTATAGAGACTGACAAGTTGCCAGGTGACGAATGCGACTCTGAGCTTGACTGTGACGGGGATCTGTACTGTCGCTCAGGAAGATGTGCGAATCCCCCTACCCAGAGCTCCTCTCGTGGCGGTGGACAAGGCTCAATCATCCGCACAACAACCATATACGTTTATCCAACCCCTACCGTGAGACCTACCTCACCTGCTCAACCAGCTTGCGCTTGGACCGGACATTGCATTGGTATCTACTTACCCTGGACCCCTGGGTTTTCTCTCTTGGCAGCTAATACTAACGGTCTCTCAGGTGACAGGTGCGAGGACGAGAATGACTGCGACGGAGACCTGATCTGCCGTGCAGGTCGTTGCAATCCTCTTTCCGGTGGCATAAGCACGTCCACGCGCAGAGCCACGGTCACATACCCGCCGGTTTTCACGCGTATCACCAGTACTCGCCGTGTCACGGTCACACTGCCCCCGGTTATTACCCGCACGAGCACAAGTACACGTCGGGTTACAGTTCCTCCCATCGTGACGACTGTAACTCGCAGCAGAAGCACAGCAGTACCGCCTCGTCCAACGCCAACAAGCAGACCAGGGCCAAATTGTGGAGACAACCCACTCTCTTGTATCGGTACGTTGTTTTCTGCCTTTTTTAACAGATAGGTTGCTGATGCTCATAATAGGCTTGAGCTGCCAGGAGGATTCAGACTGTGGATTCGATTTGATCATCTGCAAGAATGGCTTTTGTGATTTGTAACCAGCGTTTCAGCTGACGACCAGAGATGGCGAACAAACTTGCGCCTGTGTGGTGGTACCGAAATGAACCAAGTGCTCTAAAAGGGCATCTGTGTCTCTCCCATGCGTACCCAATGACTAGGTGAGGATCTCTGTGTTATGTCCATTTAAGGTAGCTTTGGAGAATGTAAAACGGTCGAAGCTTTTGCCTGCTAGTAGGAGAGATGTCATTTTCTCTTTGTATCCCGCATGTCGTACGACCACAAAACCCACCaacctaggtaggtaactTGGGACAATGAGGCGTTCAAAGTTGTACAGTATAACATGTGAAATTTGCGAGATTGGCATTACGATTTGCCTTTAGGAGGTTATTCATAGTTAGTGCTGtgatttgatgatgatagggAGGCTTGACTAAGGAGGGTGAAGTGGGTTGCGAGTGCGGTTTAGAGTGCGGTTTAGATGTCACGATGTCTGTTTAAGGCAGGCAGAAGTCTTCACAGTGTCGAACGTTGCTAAAAGCGGTATGTCAATGGGATGTGCCACTGCGAGACAGAAGCTTGGACCATCTGAGAACCAAAAGCCTATCCGTAACATTCTCTCCGGTTTGAGCTTTTTGAGGACAGCAAATGTGGGGTGCTGGGCACACCGGCTTAGTATCAAGGTAGATCATTTTGGTTGCGTTGGCTGCAGAAAGACCCGCTCCATCCCGTCCGGACGAACACATAATGGGTATCGGAAGACGTGGTATCGGATCGGCGTCCCGCTCCCAGGAAACCTGACTAAGCAGATCGGAGATCGTACAAACAACTGAAACAAGGCAGGCGGGTAAGCTTGGCATTTCATCGCCAAACCTCGACGAGACCGCTGGGTCGCGTCTTTTGACGCAACCCAACTTCCTCCGCTCAACGTACGGAATCTGCCGAAAACTGCGAACTGATCTCGCACACGGGACCTCGCTGCGAGGAACAAAGCTCTCGTGCACACTGAGGCCTGGGCTGCCCGAGTCAAATGGGAGCCGGAACGACTCTGTCAGCGGCAGTAGGAGCGGGTGGGACAGCAGAGTTCAGTGAGCCGAGTCACCAGACGCCACGGTTACCTCCCGCCTGTGGAACAGACGACGCATCCACCACAGCTACAGAGGATCTGGACTTGCTCGAGAGCATCAAAGAAGTCTTGGACGTTGATTCCCGTCCGACTTTTGTTTTGGATCTCGACCCCGACGACCCCCTGCCGATCACTCCCATCGATTCCACCAGCAGCCCCACTGCCAGAGCCAAAGTCCTGCTCCCCGTATTCTGCAACGCTGCCCTGCGACTGTACGAACAACTTTACGATGGCCTCATCGGTCTCGACGCTCAGGGCTTACCGCCAGAGCAAGAGCCTCAGGATGCCTCCTTCGATGAGTTCAAGCGATGGGCCACCGGCGTGACGACTCATGACGACTCCAAGGACGTCTTTCCACTTTCGTTTCTCTATGGCGACCTCCTCTGGACCGGCTCTACCGTTAGGAAGCGATGGCGCCTCATCAGTGGGAACCGCTTGTGGCGCGCTGCTGAAGTTGCCAGTCCCGTTGGTGACCTGTCCTCTGGAGCACCAGCTGAAGTTGCGACAGGCGGCTTTGTCGCAGAACACAGCCTCAAGGCCGCATCACAAAAAGCGCCACCGTCAGAACGCCCAACAGACACGAGTCTCCCCGTATCAGGAACGACAATAGCCGTTAGGTACTCCAAGCA from Podospora pseudoanserina strain CBS 124.78 chromosome 1, whole genome shotgun sequence includes:
- a CDS encoding hypothetical protein (EggNog:ENOG503PF0Q); the protein is MADIIGTIVTLVETVQSAVTLYQRIDGLPTQMTQLGKRIERLSPFLSRLETFIKKRPAAASSSLYPGQKQDLRQLLDAINGHIKKATDLLERYEKGILSRSHDLEFRARWVSQIWFSLVENSPEKVQAILDDIEYDRGVLSDYLALMAVDKQPDIPSPNLITSPAPKKIIINSPANKHIANSPKKNNLSPSSAPAKRPSPSPSPIPRQDLKVLFVDPYHAERTAIAESLLALFQELTLLYRSNTPWRISTVSSAGFFVKNSSDLVPVISSLNYSYPSWKKDFKPGGPGDVPKPEALKAIFDNNWANYPFKNAIKSQISTRPSVGLTKDVFKKYDYIIVFTKRDHDNMIKLKEAVAAMAKERQRARVLHLGVYLGGEIVYPTLAKGTGEVIEQTNRHEWNKKVAQIKTALKEFMRQEMRWQMPELPGPEKNDGKQIKDTGEKNANGVKNKKTESDSAAAVVEQRVCGKVIVLVTNATLSLTVTGICTVAQEDVRIPLPRAPLVAVDKAQSSAQQPYTFIQPLPSLQSSFRWHKHVHAQSHGHIPAGFHAYHQYSPCHGHTAPGYYPHEHKYTSGYSSSHRDDCNSQQKHSSTASSNANKQTRAKLWRQPTLLYRLELPGGFRLWIRFDHLQEWLL